In the genome of Neisseria lactamica, the window AAATAACGGAAGTCAGCCCATAATCTGCCTGCATGAATTGTTTAATCACATCATGCAAAATATGGCTCTTTTTAATTTGCTCTACATTTTCCATCACAAACCAAGTTGGGTGGGCTGAACAGACGATATTGGCAAAATGATAAGTTAAATCAGCACGCCCCAAAGTAACATCTCTTTTTCCTGCACTGGAAAAATCTTGGCAGGGCGGGCCGCCCATAATCAAATCAGGTTGATAATTCGAAATTTGTGAAATTGCTGTTTGCTCATCGGTTAAATCAGTCTCGTAGACAGGGTGATTAAAATTTTTTCTATAAATATCGATTGCCTTATCCCATTTTTCAAAAGCTGCACAAACTTCGAAGCCTGCCTGCTCAAATCCTAAAGACAAACCGCCACAACCTGCAAATAAATCAATACATTTCATAAGAACAACTCGGGAGAATTATAAAGAATGGCATCAAAACGTCTTTCGGGGCTGAGCAATTCCTGTCCCCCGCCTAAAATAATTTTTTTAATTTCTGATTTTAAAATAATCGGTGTTTCTAACCTTGTGCTTTTCATAAACGGATTAGTTATCTGCCCTGATGAAGAAAATGCCTTATCATTTTTTGTATTGAAAGAGCAGGTATCAATAATTTGTTCATGGTTGAATTTCCCATTTTGACAAATATCCAATAGCATTTTATACAGCCAAATTGCCGTACGGGTTGGTCGCGTAATTTTTAAACAATTTTCAGATAAATCAGCAATAGAAAGTATAAACCTAACAAAAGCCAAATCACTCCATACAAATACATCCAAACAATTTTCCGCCAATCTGGGAGATTTCCCTATGGTTTTCCAAACTGGTTGTATTAAAAATGGCTTTTGAATAGCAGTTTCATTTCTGCATAGGTTATTTAAAGTGATAGAAATATCGTTGAAAAGAGGAATAACCTGTTTTGGATCGGACCAATCTGTCTCTCCTGAAATTTCAGACGCAACAATCAACTCATTCAAATTTTGACCAAAATTTTCAGCAATGCTACAAGCCAAATAAACTATGCTATCAGGGCGTATAACAATTTCGCTACCAAAAAATTCATCAGACAGATGGCATGTCGTATGGTCCGGCAAACTTTATCTCCAAACCTGTCAAACACTGCCCCGTACGGATATTTTGAATAACAATATCCGTTCTTGGCAATGACCCGACTACATATTTTGCAAAAGGTGTGTGGGCGGTTTCAAATGCAAAAAATATATCTTGGCTATCTGCTTCGACACCAAAGACTTCATTGACAGAAATGGATTGACATTTAATTTGATTATTTTTTGAAATCAAGTAGTTGACATCAATCTCTTTACTTGCCATATAGCAGCATAATGCAATGGGAAATGATGAATTAAATTGATTTTTTCCCCAAGTATCTTTTAAAGAAAAATCTCGGTTTGAGTTGGTTAATCCAAATAAACGCGGTTTATTAACCATATACTTATCCTTCAATTCATATGATGCAGGTTATAGAGTGTAGGCTATTTTTTGCTTTCAGACGGCCTCCACCGCACCCAATTCCAGCAACACCTGAAACCCATCATTGATATACCGCGAATCGGGCATTTCTAAAAACGGGAATGCCGCCACATCGCCCAGGTTCAGCGATGCCATGCGCAGGATGACGGCGGCGAGGTTGCTGCGGACGATTTCGGGGTCGGTGAATTCGGTGCGGCTGTTGAAATCTTCTTCTGAAAACAGTCGGATACATACGCCTGCGGAGACGCGTCCGCAGCGGCCGGAGCGTTGGCGGGCGGCGGCTTGGGAGATTTTTTCGACATGAAGCTGCTCTACTTTTGCCCGTGCGGAATAGCGTTTGACGCGCGCGAGGCCGGTGTCGATGACGTATTTGATGCCCGGCACGGTGAGCGAGGTTTCGGCGACGTTGGTTGCCAACACGATACGGCGTTTCGCGCCTGAAGGGTGGAAGATTTTGTGCTGTTCGGCGTGGGACAGGCGTGCGAACAGGGGCAGGATTTCGTCGTTGCGGCGCAGTGTAGATTTGCGCAGGGCTTCGGCGGCTTCGCGGATTTCGCGCTCGCCCGGCAGGAATACCAAGATATCGCCTTCGCCGTAGCACGCCAATTCGTCGGCTGCATCGACAATTGCGTCGGTCAGCTCGACTTCTGCATCGTCTTCGTCTTTGCCGGTCAGCGGGCGGTAGAGGATTTCGACGGGATAGGTGCGCCCGCTTACTTCTAAAACAGGCGCGCCGTTGAAGTGTCGGGAGAAGCGTTCTGCGTCTATGGTTGCCGAGGTGATGATGATTTTCAAATCGGGGCGGCGCGGCAGCAGTTGTTTCAAATAGCCCAAGAGGAAGTCGATGTTCAGGCTGCGCTCGTGCGCTTCGTCGATGATAATCGTGTCGTAGGCGGCGAGATAACGGTCGGTCTGCGTTTCCGCCAGCAGGATGCCGTCGGTCATCAGCTTGACGCAGGCATCGCGCGACGTGTGGTCGGTAAAACGCACCTTATAGCCCACCGCGCTGCCGATTTCCGATTTCAATTCTTCGGCAATCCGCTCCGCTACGGAACGTGCCGCCAAACGGCGCGGCTGGGTATGTCCGATCAAACCCGCCGCCCCGCGTCCTAGTTCCAAACAAATCTTGGGCAACTGCGTGGTTTTGCCCGAACCGGTTTCGCCGCAAATAATCGTTATCTGATTCTCGGCAATGGTTTTTTTGATTTCTTCGAGTTTTTCGTGAACAGGCAAGGTGTTGTCGAACTCGGGTTTGGGCAATGCTGCCAAACGCTTCAAAAAGATTTCGTGCGATTTCCGGTATTTTTCTTCGACTTTGGACAAACCGCCGTATTTGTTGGGATTTTTGAAGGCGGATTGCAGGAAGTGGCGGTCTTTGGAGAGGGTTTGGGAGAAATCGGGAAACATGATTGGTGCGGGTACGGTAAAAATGAAATTATAGCAAACGCTTTGGTTGGGTTCGGGCAATATCGGGATGGGGCAATGCCGTCTGAAAACCGCATTCTGTCGTTCAGACGGCATTGTTGCTGAAATTTCAAGCGGCGGCGGAACGGTATTCAAATCAAGGCGGCTGCCGGCGTTTGATCGGGGGACGTTTTAATTTTCAGACGGCATTCCCGCTTTGCTGTTTGCGGCTTGCAGTCCGGCAGGCGCATTGCCGGTTTGGGCGGCGGTTTCTTGAAGCACGCGCCGGCGGAAACGCATTCCCGATGCGTGGTAAAACGGCTGCGGCGAAAACTGGCGCGAAACCTGCGAGGCGAAAATGCAGGCAATCAGCATCCAAAACAGCAGGCTTTGCCCGCCGGTCATTTCCATAACGATGACGGCGGAGGTAATCGGGGATTGTGTCGCGCCCGCCAGAAATGCCGCCATGCAGATGAGGACGATGATGTTTGCACCGGCGGATACGTCGGCGGCGGAGGCGATATGTTCGCCTAAGAATGCGCCTATGGTCAGCGAGGGAGTGAAAATGCCGCCCGGAATGCCTGCCCAATAGCTGAATACGGTGGCGAGCCATTTCGCCGCCGCCAGACCGAAGGGGGCTTCGTAAACGCCGTGCAACGCCTGTGCGGCCTCGTGGTAGCCGGTGCCGTAGGTTTTGCCCTGATAAAGCGTGCCCAACGCGGCAAGCAGCAGCCCCATGACAGCCGCGAGCAGCAACGGACGGTTGCGGACGAAGCCTTGGATTTTGCGCGGGGAAAATGCCTCCGCGCCCTGATAGAGCAGCCGTCCGAACAGACCGCCCGCCGCGCCGCAAACCAGCCCGGCCGCCACGACCCACATCAAAATATTTTCCAACACGCCGCCGTTGAAACCGGAAAAATACGGGTTGTTTCCCTGAATGGCGACCTGTATGAAGCCGGAGGCGAGCACGCCCAAAAGAATCTGCCGCTCCCAACGCAGCATAATGCCGCGCCCGAGTTCCTCAATGGCGAAAATCACGCCTGCCAAAGGCGCGTTGAATGCGGCTGCCAAGCCGCCCGCCGCGCCCGCCGCCATCAAATCGTTTTCCTGCATCCCTTTGAATGCCAAACCGTGTTTTTTGCACCATGCGCCCCACGCGCCCATCACTGCCGCGCCGACTTGGACGGACGGGCCTTCGCGCCCGATGGACGCGCCGAACAGCATACCCAAAAAGGTCAGCGGGATTTTCAGCAGTGTCGGTTTGAGGCGGAGCAGCCGTGTTTTTTGTGCGCCGTAGGGCAGCGACAGCGAGGCGATGACTTGCGGAATACCGCTGCCGGCGGTAAAGGGGGCGAATTTGCGTGTGAACCACGCAATCAGAGGCAAACCCAAAGGAAGCGCGACCCACGCGAACCACGGGTATTTTTGCACCCACGCGGCATTCAGTTCGAGGGCGTAGTCGGCAAGGCGGGCGAAAAACAGCGCGGTCAGGGCGACAAGCGCGGAGCCTGCCAGAAGGAACATAAAGGCGATGCTTTTGCGCGAAATGCGGCGGGTTTGGCGGATTTTGCGGCGTAGATTGCGGATAAGTGTGCGGAACATAAGGCGGTGGCGGGAAAAGCGGCTTTCAGACGGCCTGCCTGCCGGCGATGCCGTCTGAAGGCCGGCGGGTTTAGGAGCGGTAGTCGGCGTTGATGGAGACGTATCCGTGCGACAGGTCGCAGGTATAGACGGTGGCGGCGGCCTGTCCGCGATGCAGCTTGATGCGGACGGTGATTTCGTCTTTCGCCATCACCGCCTGTCCTTGCGCCTCGGTGTAGCTTGCGGCGCGTCCGCCGTGTTCGGCAACCAGGATATCGTCGAGATACATTTCCACGAGGCCGGTGTCGAGGTCGGCAATGCCGGCATAACCGATGGCGGCGAGCAGCCTGCCGAGGTTGGGGTCGGAGGCGAAAAAGGCGGTTTTGACCAGCGGCGAACGTGCCACGGCGTAGGCGGCTTGGCGCGCCTCTTCGCGGGTTTTGGCGTTTTGCACTTCGATGGTGATGAACTTGGTCGCACCCTCGCCGTCGCGGACGATGGCTTGGGCGAGTTCGAGCGCGAGGCTGCACAACAATTCTTTGAGTTGGGCGTAACGCGGGTCGGCGATGTTGTCGATTTCGCTTTGGCTGTTTTTGCCGGTGGCGATGATGACGAAGCTGTCGTTGGTGCTGGTGTCGCCGTCAACGGTGATGGTGTTGAAGGTTTCGTCGGCGATTTCCTGCGTCATCAGTTGGAGGACGGGCTGGGAAACTTTGGCATCGGTGGCGATAAAGGCGAGCATCGTCGCCATATTCGGATGAATCATACCGGAGCCTTTGGCGATGCCGGTGGCGCGGACGGTGTGCTTTTCGCCGACTTTGCCTTCGCGCGATGCGGCTTTGGGCACGGTGTCGGTAGTCATAATGGCGCGTGCCGCAACGTCCCAAAAGGCAGGCTGCATTTTGGGCAGGGCGGCGATGATTTTATCGGCGGGCAGCGGCTCGAGAATCACGCCGGTGGAAAAGGGTAATACCTGATTGGGCAAACAGCCCGCCCATCCGGCGGCGGCGGCGCAAACCGCCAAAGCGTCCTGCCTGCCTTGTTCGCCGGTGCCGGCATTGGCATTGCCCGTGTTGATAATCAGGGCGCGCACGCCGTCTTCGTCGAAAAGGTGCGATTTGGCGACGCGGACGGGGGCGGCGCAGAAGCGGTTGCTTGTAAACACTGCCCCGACGGTGCTGCCGGCGGCTATGTCGATCAGCGTCAGGTCGTTTTGATCGGGTTTTTTGATGCCGGCTTGGGCGGTATAAAGGGTGATGCCGTCGATGCCGTAGAGTTGTTCGGCGGTTTTTTCGGTCAGTTTGACAGCCATAACGGTTCTCCTTGTGTCGTGCGGTGTTCAGACGGCATCGTCTGCCTATGCCGTCTGAAGCGGTTTCAAAATTCTAAAAGGGGTATCATCAACGGGGCGATGAGTGCGGTTAATACGCCGTTGAGGGTTAAGCCTAATCCCGCGTATGCCGCCATACGCCGGCTGCGTTCGAGCGAGGCGGCGATGCCCATCGCGTGCGAGGCCGTGCCGAGCGACATTCCGACCGACGAGGGCATAACGACCGTGTTTTTCAACATTTTGTAACCGGCAATCTGCCCGACGAGACCGGCGATGATGACGGTGGCGGCGGTAATGGCGGGAATGCCGCCGATGGAACGGGTAATTTCGATGGCGATGGGGTTGGTCACGGATTTGGCGGCAAGCGAGAGGACGACTTCGTGCCCCGCCCCCAGCCATTTGGCGAAATACATTCCCGTAACGATGCCCGTAATGCTGCCCGCAAGTTGCGAAACGATGACGGGCAGCCACTGGTTGAAGATTTTACGGCGGTTTTGGTAGAGCGGTACGGCAAGCACGACGACGGCGGGCTTGAGCCAGAAATCGATAAACTGTGCGGCGTTGTGGTACACCGCATAATCGATGTCGAGGATTTTCAGGTAGGC includes:
- the hrpA gene encoding ATP-dependent RNA helicase HrpA encodes the protein MFPDFSQTLSKDRHFLQSAFKNPNKYGGLSKVEEKYRKSHEIFLKRLAALPKPEFDNTLPVHEKLEEIKKTIAENQITIICGETGSGKTTQLPKICLELGRGAAGLIGHTQPRRLAARSVAERIAEELKSEIGSAVGYKVRFTDHTSRDACVKLMTDGILLAETQTDRYLAAYDTIIIDEAHERSLNIDFLLGYLKQLLPRRPDLKIIITSATIDAERFSRHFNGAPVLEVSGRTYPVEILYRPLTGKDEDDAEVELTDAIVDAADELACYGEGDILVFLPGEREIREAAEALRKSTLRRNDEILPLFARLSHAEQHKIFHPSGAKRRIVLATNVAETSLTVPGIKYVIDTGLARVKRYSARAKVEQLHVEKISQAAARQRSGRCGRVSAGVCIRLFSEEDFNSRTEFTDPEIVRSNLAAVILRMASLNLGDVAAFPFLEMPDSRYINDGFQVLLELGAVEAV
- a CDS encoding chloride channel protein, producing MFRTLIRNLRRKIRQTRRISRKSIAFMFLLAGSALVALTALFFARLADYALELNAAWVQKYPWFAWVALPLGLPLIAWFTRKFAPFTAGSGIPQVIASLSLPYGAQKTRLLRLKPTLLKIPLTFLGMLFGASIGREGPSVQVGAAVMGAWGAWCKKHGLAFKGMQENDLMAAGAAGGLAAAFNAPLAGVIFAIEELGRGIMLRWERQILLGVLASGFIQVAIQGNNPYFSGFNGGVLENILMWVVAAGLVCGAAGGLFGRLLYQGAEAFSPRKIQGFVRNRPLLLAAVMGLLLAALGTLYQGKTYGTGYHEAAQALHGVYEAPFGLAAAKWLATVFSYWAGIPGGIFTPSLTIGAFLGEHIASAADVSAGANIIVLICMAAFLAGATQSPITSAVIVMEMTGGQSLLFWMLIACIFASQVSRQFSPQPFYHASGMRFRRRVLQETAAQTGNAPAGLQAANSKAGMPSEN
- the argJ gene encoding bifunctional glutamate N-acetyltransferase/amino-acid acetyltransferase ArgJ codes for the protein MAVKLTEKTAEQLYGIDGITLYTAQAGIKKPDQNDLTLIDIAAGSTVGAVFTSNRFCAAPVRVAKSHLFDEDGVRALIINTGNANAGTGEQGRQDALAVCAAAAGWAGCLPNQVLPFSTGVILEPLPADKIIAALPKMQPAFWDVAARAIMTTDTVPKAASREGKVGEKHTVRATGIAKGSGMIHPNMATMLAFIATDAKVSQPVLQLMTQEIADETFNTITVDGDTSTNDSFVIIATGKNSQSEIDNIADPRYAQLKELLCSLALELAQAIVRDGEGATKFITIEVQNAKTREEARQAAYAVARSPLVKTAFFASDPNLGRLLAAIGYAGIADLDTGLVEMYLDDILVAEHGGRAASYTEAQGQAVMAKDEITVRIKLHRGQAAATVYTCDLSHGYVSINADYRS
- a CDS encoding LrgB family protein; translated protein: MNEILRQPSILLFLTLAVYALAIIVRKRTGNIFCNPVLVSTVVLIAYLKILDIDYAVYHNAAQFIDFWLKPAVVVLAVPLYQNRRKIFNQWLPVIVSQLAGSITGIVTGMYFAKWLGAGHEVVLSLAAKSVTNPIAIEITRSIGGIPAITAATVIIAGLVGQIAGYKMLKNTVVMPSSVGMSLGTASHAMGIAASLERSRRMAAYAGLGLTLNGVLTALIAPLMIPLLEF